From a single Sorghum bicolor cultivar BTx623 chromosome 5, Sorghum_bicolor_NCBIv3, whole genome shotgun sequence genomic region:
- the LOC110435343 gene encoding P-(S)-hydroxymandelonitrile lyase-like produces the protein MAITSSSSGQCNSCPWRFATVTLLLALAAGSLLPVPALARGSSEEQDHQQREDDLIRGLPGLPPNDDVPFDMYGGYITVDEQAGRALYYWFQEADRTEVEDPDAAPLLLWLNGGPGCSSIGGGALEELGAFRVHTDGERLLRNEFAWNRAANVLFLESPAGVGFSYSNTSSDLVVGDNRTAHDAYKFLVKWFERFPKYKYRDFYIAGESYGGHYVPQLSQLVYRNNIGVENPSINFKGFMVGNGLTNDRTDMIGMFEFWWHHGLISDETLESGLKICPGSSFIHIEPECQKIWDKAVEEQGNIDGYSIYTPPCDKGTPYARRRLRRSRRPLMLPAYDPCTAFYSTKYLNLPEVQTAMHANVSGIIDYPWVLCSDPLYYNWTDTPASMLPIYKELIGAGLKVWVFSGDTDTAVPLSGTRRSLAALGLPVKTSWYPWYIVSTEVGGWSMEYEGLTYVTVRGAGHEVPLHRPEQAFFLFKQFLKGQPMPAEAKDASLILLPSEK, from the exons ATGGCCATCACCAGCAGCTCCTCCGGCCAGTGCAACTCCTGTCCATGGCGCTTCGCCACGGTAACTCTCCTACTAGCACTAGCCGCCGGCAGCCTCCTCCCGGTACCGGCGTTGGCGCGAGGGTCCTCCGAGGAGCAGGACCACCAGCAGCGTGAGGACGACCTGATCCGGGGCCTGCCGGGGCTGCCGCCCAACGACGACGTGCCGTTCGACATGTACGGTGGCTACATCACCGTCGACGAGCAGGCTGGCCGCGCGCTCTACTACTGGTTCCAAGAGGCCGACCGCACCGAGGTCGAGGACCCCGACGCCGCGCCGCTCCTCCTCTGGCTCAACGGCGGGCCTGGGTGCTCCTccatcggcggcggcgcgctcgAGGAGCTCGGCGCCTTCCGCGTCCACACGGACGGCGAGAGGCTGTTGCGCAACGAGTTCGCATGGAACAGAG CGGCGAACGTGCTGTTCTTGGAGTCGCCGGCCGGCGTGGGGTTCTCTTACAGCAACACCAGCTCCGATCTTGTCGTCGGCGACAACAGAACGG CGCATGATGCGTACAAGTTCCTGGTGAAATGGTTCGAGAGGTTCCCAAAGTACAAGTACCGTGATTTCTACATTGCTGGAGAGAGCTATGGAG GCCACTATGTTCCTCAGCTCTCGCAGCTTGTGTACAGGAACAATATCGGCGTAGAGAACCCTTCCATCAACTTCAAAGGTTTCATG GTGGGAAACGGTCTAACCAACGATCGCACTGACATGATCGGCATGTTCGAGTTCTGGTGGCACCACGGCCTCATCTCCGACGAGACCCTGGAGAGCGGCCTCAAGATTTGCCCGGGGAGCTCCTTCATCCACATCGAGCCGGAGTGCCAGAAGATCTGGGACAAGGCCGTCGAGGAGCAAGGCAACATCGACGGCTACAGCATCTACACGCCGCCGTGCGACAAGGGAACCCCGTACGCGCGCAGACGACTGAGGAGGAGCCGCCGC CCATTGATGCTGCCAGCATACGATCCGTGCACCGCCTTCTACTCGACCAAGTACCTGAACCTCCCCGAAGTTCAGACGGCCATGCATGCCAACGTCAGCGGTATCATAGACTACCCATGGGTTTTATGCAG CGATCCTCTGTATTACAACTGGACAGACACACCTGCTTCCATGCTACCCATCTACAAGGAGCTCATTGGAGCTGGCCTCAAGGTCTGGGTCTTCAG TGGTGACACAGACACTGCAGTGCCGCTGAGTGGGACCAGGCGCTCTCTTGCTGCCCTAGGCCTTCCTGTAAAAACTAGCTGGTACCCCTGGTACATAGTCTCAACCGAG GTTGGTGGCTGGAGTATGGAGTATGAAGGCCTGACCTACGTAACCGTCCGTGGCGCCGGCCATGAGGTTCCCCTGCACCGTCCGGAGCAGGCGTTCTTCTTGTTTAAGCAATTCTTGAAGGGCCAACCCATGCCGGCTGAG GCAAAAGATGCCAGCCTCATACTCCTTCCCAGTGAGAAGTAA